From the genome of Symphalangus syndactylus isolate Jambi chromosome 13, NHGRI_mSymSyn1-v2.1_pri, whole genome shotgun sequence:
aggctgtgtgaccttgggagagTCTCTGCCACCTGCACCTGCCCCCTTGGATACTAACCAGGCCAATAAAAGCCCCCATGTGGCAAGTGTGTGGGAGGGGAACAAGAACAGATACTGTAATGGCAGGTCAAACAGCTCGGGGCAAACCATCAATGCTTATAAAATCTTTACTATGATTACCATCATCATTGCGATGCCTATTCATAGATGGAGAAACAGGCTCAGCATGGTGAGTCTCAGGAACTCCCAGCAGGGTCTAGGGCCCGTCCTCTCCCAATGCCCCCAACCCACACCTGGCCCTGAGCCCCAGGAAGCGTGATCCCAGCGTGGCCCAGCCGGACATTCGCCTGATGCAACTATCGCACCACCGCCAGGCCCTTGTGCAATGCAGGGCACCGGGCTGGCCAGTTAACGATTGACTGGGGATCAGTGGGGGTGTGAGGCATAAAAGGCTTCAGTGACAGTGCTGTGGCTACACACTTACACCCTCAGTCATGCCAGTGCCTGCTCTGTGCCTGCTGTGGGCCCTGGCAATGGTGACCCGGCCTGCCTCAGCGGCCCCCGTGGGCAGCCCAGAACTGGCAGAGCATGAGGAGCTGACCCTGCTCTTCCACGGGAGCCTGCAGCTGGTCCAGGCCCTCAATGGTGTGTACAGGACCACTGAGGGACGGCTGACAAAGGCCAGGAACAGCCTGGGTCTCTATGGCCGCACAATAGAACTCCTGGGGCAGGAGGTCAGCCGGGGCCGGGATGCAGCCCAGGAACTTCGGGCAAGCCTGTTGGAGACCCAGGTGGGCACCGTAGCTGCGACACTGTGGGGTGGCCAGGGGTCTGAAGAGGAGTTCGTGTCTAGGGTAACCAACCATCCTGGTTTGCCCAGGACTGAAGGCATTTCTGGGATACAAGATTTTCAGCGATAAAC
Proteins encoded in this window:
- the ANGPTL8 gene encoding angiopoietin-like protein 8 translates to MPVPALCLLWALAMVTRPASAAPVGSPELAEHEELTLLFHGSLQLVQALNGVYRTTEGRLTKARNSLGLYGRTIELLGQEVSRGRDAAQELRASLLETQMEEDILQLQAEATAEVLGEVAQAQKVLQDSVRRLEVQLRSAWLGPAYQEFEVLKAHADKQSHILWALTGHMQRQRREMVAQQHRLRQIQERLHTAALPA